GCCATCGGCTGCTCAGCCAAAAAGCCCTCGAGTCGATCGAGCAGGCGATCCATCGGCAGAGGTAAAGCCCCAGCGACACGTCGATAACGCTCATCGCTGAAGAGCACTTGAAGAAGATGCTCAACATCGAGATCCTCATGACGCCAACGACGGGCCACATCCTGCCCAGACAGCAACAGCTCCCATGCGTCATCACTGAAGCGATCAGGCTCTGACGTCAGGCTGATCGGAGGCTCAAGGCTGGTGCGGGAGGTGGATGTCATTGGGTTGGGGCGCGATTAGGCCGCGTCTGATCGGGAGGACAGCTGAATGAGCTCCACCTTGTAACCATCTGGATCCTCCACAAACGCAATCACAGTGTTGCCATGTTTCATCGGACCTGGCTCACGGACAATCCGCCCACCTTTTTCTGCAATCGCAGTGCACGCGGTATCAATGTCATCGAGACCAAGGGCGATGTGGCCATAGCCATCCCCAAGGGAGTATTCCTGCGTATCCCAGTTATGGGTGAGCTCAAGAACGGTGTTGTCGCGCTCATCCCCGTATCCCACAAACGCAAGCGTGAAGCGACCGGAGGGATAGTCCTTCCGACGCAGAAGCTGCATCCCCAACACCTCGGTGTAGAAACGGATTGATTTCTCCAAATCGCCCACCCTGAGCATGGTGTGAAGCATGCGCATGCTGCTGAGTCCGCCTGTTATGCCTCCATGCTGCCAAAGCACAAAGAGACGCGGCAGGGGGCGTTCCATAAGATCTGTTCAGTCTTATCACCACCGCCCGTGCTCGATTCTCTCGATCTCGTCATCGACACCATCGTGGCCAGGGAGGTCTTGGATTCCCGTGGGAACCCCACTGTGGAAGCAGAGGTCTTGCTGGAAGGCGGTGCCAGTGGCCGCGCCATTGTCCCCAGCGGAGCCAGCACCGGCGCCCATGAAGCCCATGAGCTCAGGGACGGAGGCGACCGGTACATGGGGAAGGGCGTCACCAAGGCCGTCGATCACATCGAAGATCGGATTGCTCCAGCGCTCTGTGGCCTGTCGGCTCTGGATCAGGCCAGCGTGGACGCAGCCATGCTTGAACTCGACGGCAGCGACAACAAATCAGGCCTGGGTGCCAATGCGATCCTCGCGGTGAGCATGGCCACAGCTCGCGCCGCCGCCAATGGCCTCGGCCTGCCTCTGTATCGCTATCTGGGAGGCCCCATGGCAACGCTGCTGCCGGTGCCTTTGATGAATGTGATCAATGGAGGCGCCCACGCCGCCAACAACTTGGATTTCCAAGAGTTCATGCTCGTTCCGCACGGAGCACCCAATTTCAGGGAAGCCCTGCGAATGGGCACGGAGGTGTTCCACACCCTGAAGAATCTGCTCAGCGAACGAGGCATGAGCACCTCGGTGGGAGATGAGGGCGGCTTCGCTCCGGATCTGGGCAATGAGGAAGCCGGAGAAGTGCTGGTCCAGGCCATCGAAAAAGCTGGATACAAGCCAGGCGAGCAAATTTCGCTCGCATTGGATGTAGCGAGCACCGAGTTCTACAGCGGCGGACGCTATGCCTTTAGCGGCGGCAGTTATTCCAGCGCCGAGATGGTGGACCAGCTGGAGCAACTCGTGAATCGTTTCCCGATCATTTCGATCGAGGACGGCTTAGCAGAAGACGACTGGGACGGCTGGGCCCTGCTCACCGAACGCCTCGGCAAACGCGTTCAACTCGTTGGAGATGACCTGTTTGTCACCAACACCAAACGCCTGCAGCAGGGGATCGATGCCAATACCGCCAATTCAATCCTGATCAAAGTGAATCAAATTGGCTCGCTCACCGAAACGCTTCAAGCCATCGACCTGGCCGGTCGGTCTGGTT
This portion of the Synechococcus sp. ROS8604 genome encodes:
- the gloA gene encoding lactoylglutathione lyase, whose amino-acid sequence is MRMLHTMLRVGDLEKSIRFYTEVLGMQLLRRKDYPSGRFTLAFVGYGDERDNTVLELTHNWDTQEYSLGDGYGHIALGLDDIDTACTAIAEKGGRIVREPGPMKHGNTVIAFVEDPDGYKVELIQLSSRSDAA
- the eno gene encoding phosphopyruvate hydratase; the protein is MLDSLDLVIDTIVAREVLDSRGNPTVEAEVLLEGGASGRAIVPSGASTGAHEAHELRDGGDRYMGKGVTKAVDHIEDRIAPALCGLSALDQASVDAAMLELDGSDNKSGLGANAILAVSMATARAAANGLGLPLYRYLGGPMATLLPVPLMNVINGGAHAANNLDFQEFMLVPHGAPNFREALRMGTEVFHTLKNLLSERGMSTSVGDEGGFAPDLGNEEAGEVLVQAIEKAGYKPGEQISLALDVASTEFYSGGRYAFSGGSYSSAEMVDQLEQLVNRFPIISIEDGLAEDDWDGWALLTERLGKRVQLVGDDLFVTNTKRLQQGIDANTANSILIKVNQIGSLTETLQAIDLAGRSGYTSVISHRSGETEDTTIADLAVATRAGQIKTGSLSRSERVAKYNQLLRIEDELGNQAVYAGATGQGPRGRE